The Candidatus Thermoplasmatota archaeon genome contains the following window.
AATAATATTTATTACGTTGTCAAAGTGATAGCAGAAAGCAAGCAATTAATGCTAATAAAATTCCGATAGCATTTATAGGCTGAATATGCTCTCTCAGTATAAATATTCCTAATAATACTGTTACTAGAGGATATAGCGCTGTAAAAGGCACTACGATGCTCGCCTGATATTTATAGATAGAAAGATACCAGATTATTGTGCCTAGTGCGCCAAAAACTGTAGCAAGCGCTATAATTGCATAACTTTTCAAATCGCCAGTTTGTAAAGCGTCACTTTTAAATATCAAAAACCCAGCAATACAGACACTGCAGATAGCTCCTACTACACATGCGCAAAAGAGAGCTTGTATTAAATTGAGCTTTTCAGCTCCAAGCTTATATAGAAAAGCCCACAAGCCCCAGAGTAATATTACTAT
Protein-coding sequences here:
- a CDS encoding EamA family transporter — encoded protein: MRLELAALCLIVILLWGLWAFLYKLGAEKLNLIQALFCACVVGAICSVCIAGFLIFKSDALQTGDLKSYAIIALATVFGALGTIIWYLSIYKYQASIVVPFTALYPLVTVLLGIFILREHIQPINAIGILLALIACFLLSL